The Sedimentibacter sp. zth1 DNA segment TGCTAAGAACTCACCAAATCGCCCTTTTCTTTTTAGCATTTTTGCTCCACATAGCTCACATACTATATCAGTTTCTTCAGCAACGTCATTATGATTAATTGGTTTAGTGTTTTTACATTCCGGATAATTTGGGCAAGCTAGGAATTTTCCAAATCTGCCTTTTTTAACAACCATAAATTCACCACATTTTTCACATTTTTCTGTACTTACTTCATCCTTTATTTCTACTTTTTCAATTTCCTTATCTGCTACATCCATTGAAACTATAAATTCATCATAGAAATCACTTATTATTTTACGCCATTCCACTTTCCCATTAGCTACCAAATCTAGTTTGTTTTCAAGCTCTGCAGTAAATTTATCGTTAATTATATTATTAAAATACTTAACAACCATTTCATCTACTAAAATTCCCATTTCAGTTGGCATAAGATATTTATTTTCTTTTACTACATATTCTCTGTTTGTTATAGTTATGATTGTAGGGGCATAGGTACTTGGTCTTCCAATTCCTAAAACCTCCATAATTTTAATTAAGGATGCTTCTGTATATCTCGCTGGTGGATTGGTATAATGCTTTTCAGGTAGAACGTTATTGATTTTTATTTCATCACCTTCATTTATATTAGGCAATGTTACATCCTTTGTACCATCACTATAAGTATATATCATTTTAAATCCATCAAAGTTCATGATACTTCCACTTGCTTTGTAGATGTTATCGTTGCTATTAAAAGTTATAGTTGTAACATCGTATTCAGCTTCAGTCATTTGTGATGCAACAAACCTTCTCCATATTAAGTTATACAACTTAAATTGTTCTGGAGATAATGAATCTTTTATATTATTAGGACTTCTCATAATAGAAGTCGGTCTAATTGCTTCGTGTGCATCTTGTGCTTCTACTTTGTTTTTTTTACTAAAAGTATTATGCTTATAATATTTATCACCATAATTAGAAGTAATATATTCTTTTACATTTTCTTGAGCTTCATTTGAAATTCTATATGAGTCAGTTCTTATGTAAGTTACTAAACCTACACTACCTTCACCTTTTAAAGTAATACCTTCATATAACTGCTGAGCCACTCTCATAGTTTTTTTAGAAGAAAAATTAAGCTTTTTATTAGCTTCTTGCTGCAAACTACTTGTAGTAAATGGTGCATAAGGCTTTTTAAGTGTTCTTTTTTTATCTACTTTATATACTTTTAAAACCTCTTTATCAGTTGTACTTATAACAGCATTAGTCTCTTCTTCGTTGTTTAATTTAGATTTGATTATTTTACCA contains these protein-coding regions:
- the topA gene encoding type I DNA topoisomerase, producing MEKKLVIVESPAKAKTIGKFLGSTYTVKASVGHVRDLPKSKLGIDIENNFEPNYITIRGKGDVIKELKKEAKKAKKVLLATDPDREGEAISWHLANILKLDADSAIRIEFNEITKDAIKKAVKNPRKINTDIVDAQQARRVLDRLVGYNISPLLWRKIEKGLSAGRVQSVALKLICDKEREISDFVSEEYWTLDIELIEKRKKILAKYYGKIQENGKIIKSKLNNEEETNAVISTTDKEVLKVYKVDKKRTLKKPYAPFTTSSLQQEANKKLNFSSKKTMRVAQQLYEGITLKGEGSVGLVTYIRTDSYRISNEAQENVKEYITSNYGDKYYKHNTFSKKNKVEAQDAHEAIRPTSIMRSPNNIKDSLSPEQFKLYNLIWRRFVASQMTEAEYDVTTITFNSNDNIYKASGSIMNFDGFKMIYTYSDGTKDVTLPNINEGDEIKINNVLPEKHYTNPPARYTEASLIKIMEVLGIGRPSTYAPTIITITNREYVVKENKYLMPTEMGILVDEMVVKYFNNIINDKFTAELENKLDLVANGKVEWRKIISDFYDEFIVSMDVADKEIEKVEIKDEVSTEKCEKCGEFMVVKKGRFGKFLACPNYPECKNTKPINHNDVAEETDIVCELCGAKMLKRKGRFGEFLACSNYPSCKNTKQILQKIDVKCPRCGKDLVVKYTKKGRRFFGCSGYPDCDYISWYEPTNEICDVCGNMKVKKNNEIICLKCEKSK